In one window of Calypte anna isolate BGI_N300 chromosome 1, bCalAnn1_v1.p, whole genome shotgun sequence DNA:
- the LLPH gene encoding protein LLP homolog yields MAKSLRSKWRRKMRAEKRKKNAPRELERLKKILGTNADVIMEEVKEVATVLPPEKVLEQGDDSKMEVDNKRNKKTLLDKHGQYPIWMNSRQKKKMKAQRIKEKKKKKKKAKGLVW; encoded by the exons ATGGCGAAAAGCCTGAGGAGCaaatggaggaggaagatgCGGGcggagaagaggaagaagaacgcgcccagggagctggagaggctgAAAAAGATCCTGGGAACCAACGCGGACGTCATCATGGAGGAGGTCAAGGAGGTGGCGACCGTGCTGCCCCCCGAGAAGGTTCTGGAGCAAGGGG atgacAGCAAAATGGAAGTAGATAATAAACGAAACAAAAAAACTCTTCTAGACAAGCATGGACAGTACCCAATATGGATGAAttccaggcagaaaaagaagatgaaggCACAACgtattaaagagaagaaaaaaaaaaaaaaaaaggccaaaggCCTAGTCTGGTAA